The bacterium genome includes a window with the following:
- a CDS encoding dienelactone hydrolase family protein: MTDLGRYILEEWTEEYREGRLGRREFLRRVAIFGGGAAGALALLTTLGVAASSDEVTAAAGSPAPRPVLAAAPIVAPDDPALETRMVSFAGAAPGPQTVFGYLAQPKGSVRAPGIVVIHENRGLVDHTKDVARRLAKIGYAALAPDLVSGAGGTDKVADPAQASALLGQATPEQLVAMPAAGVRYLASLPAARADRIGAVGFCFGGGVTWRLATRVPELRAAIPFYGSNPPLEDVPKIRAAVLAFYGALDSRVDAGIPAMRDTLDRAKVVYDMVVEPNAAHAFFNDTAPSYNAAAAQDAWTRLQAWFERYLKAG, translated from the coding sequence ATGACGGATCTGGGCCGCTACATCCTTGAGGAGTGGACGGAGGAGTACCGCGAAGGGCGGTTGGGGCGCCGCGAGTTCCTTCGGCGCGTCGCGATCTTCGGCGGAGGCGCGGCGGGTGCTCTGGCGCTGCTGACCACGCTCGGCGTGGCGGCGTCGTCCGACGAGGTCACCGCGGCCGCGGGCTCGCCGGCGCCGCGGCCGGTGCTGGCGGCGGCGCCCATCGTGGCTCCCGACGATCCGGCGCTCGAGACCCGCATGGTCTCGTTTGCGGGGGCCGCGCCGGGACCGCAGACGGTCTTCGGTTACCTGGCCCAGCCGAAAGGCTCGGTGCGCGCGCCGGGCATCGTCGTGATCCACGAGAACCGCGGCCTAGTCGATCACACCAAAGATGTCGCGCGCCGGCTCGCCAAGATCGGCTACGCGGCGCTCGCGCCGGACCTGGTCTCGGGCGCCGGCGGCACGGACAAGGTCGCCGACCCGGCGCAGGCATCGGCGCTGCTCGGTCAGGCCACGCCGGAACAGCTGGTGGCGATGCCCGCCGCGGGGGTGCGGTATCTCGCGTCGCTGCCGGCCGCTCGGGCGGACCGGATCGGAGCGGTGGGATTCTGCTTTGGCGGTGGGGTGACGTGGCGGCTCGCCACCCGGGTCCCCGAGCTCCGGGCCGCCATCCCGTTCTACGGCTCGAACCCGCCGCTCGAGGACGTGCCGAAGATCCGGGCGGCGGTGCTCGCCTTCTACGGCGCGCTCGACTCGCGCGTCGACGCCGGCATCCCGGCGATGCGCGACACGCTCGACCGGGCGAAGGTGGTCTACGACATGGTGGTGGAGCCCAACGCCGCCCACGCCTTCTTCAACGATACCGCCCCGAGCTACAACGCCGCGGCAGCCCAGGACGCGTGGACCCGGCTTCAGGCCTGGTTCGAGCGGTACCTCAAAGCCGGATAG
- a CDS encoding amidohydrolase family protein produces the protein MAESVTGMPIIDCDVHNRFKDGKMTALWPYLPRAYQEDVREWGISLPAVGYLNGGDRGYRGDSWPKEGFPGSDLDLMREQLLDPFNVRYAILLGQELRPLGTLPNADYAAALARAYNDYLIEQWLAADSRLRGAMLIATQDVPQAVNEIDRIGRHPGIVEVLVANGARLPYGNRYYHPIFEICEALGLPFALHTGSEGAGINGQPSVAGYGSYYIENRQVRPHGYMTHLTSLIVEGVFEKFPKLRAVFVEGGYSWLAPFLWRLDADWRGLRHQTPWVKRPPSEFVWEHVRFTSQPLEEPDRPADLLEVFKWNRAERTLMFASDYAHWDFDSPVDAFPRMSDDLHRRIFYETARELYGFPLAASASEQAVTAD, from the coding sequence GTGGCCGAGTCCGTGACGGGGATGCCGATCATCGACTGCGACGTGCACAACCGGTTCAAAGACGGCAAGATGACGGCGCTGTGGCCGTACCTGCCGCGGGCCTATCAGGAAGACGTGCGGGAGTGGGGGATCAGCCTCCCCGCTGTCGGCTACCTGAACGGCGGCGACCGCGGCTACCGCGGGGACTCCTGGCCGAAGGAGGGCTTCCCCGGATCCGATCTCGACCTGATGCGCGAGCAGCTCCTCGACCCGTTCAACGTGCGATACGCGATTCTGCTCGGTCAGGAGCTGCGGCCGCTCGGCACGCTCCCGAACGCGGACTATGCGGCGGCCCTGGCGCGCGCCTACAACGACTACCTGATCGAGCAGTGGCTCGCGGCGGATTCACGCCTCCGAGGCGCGATGCTGATCGCGACCCAGGACGTACCGCAGGCCGTCAACGAGATCGACCGGATCGGTCGCCATCCGGGCATCGTCGAGGTGCTCGTGGCCAACGGGGCGCGGCTGCCCTACGGCAACCGGTACTACCATCCGATCTTTGAGATCTGCGAAGCGCTCGGCCTGCCGTTCGCGCTCCACACCGGCAGCGAAGGCGCCGGCATCAACGGCCAGCCCTCCGTCGCCGGGTACGGTTCGTACTACATCGAAAATCGCCAAGTCCGTCCGCACGGCTACATGACGCATCTGACGAGTCTCATCGTCGAGGGCGTCTTTGAGAAGTTTCCCAAGCTGCGCGCGGTGTTCGTCGAAGGCGGCTACTCTTGGCTCGCGCCGTTCCTGTGGCGGCTCGACGCCGACTGGCGGGGCCTGCGCCATCAAACGCCGTGGGTCAAGCGTCCGCCGAGCGAGTTCGTATGGGAGCACGTCCGGTTCACGTCGCAGCCCCTCGAGGAGCCGGACCGGCCCGCGGATCTGCTCGAAGTCTTCAAGTGGAACCGTGCCGAACGGACGCTGATGTTCGCCTCCGACTACGCGCACTGGGATTTCGACTCGCCGGTGGACGCGTTCCCGCGGATGTCCGACGACCTCCACCGGCGCATCTTCTACGAGACGGCGAGGGAACTGTACGGCTTTCCGCTCGCGGCGTCGGCGTCCGAACAGGCGGTCACGGCGGACTGA
- a CDS encoding Rieske (2Fe-2S) protein codes for MPRHVVGTLSELPPGSRRIVTVDGRSIGVFNIRGRFYALRNRCPHQGAPLCRGRIKGTTLPGRPYEYVYGREDEIIQCPWHGWEFEITTGRTYFNPHRMRVKTYDVTVERGAAEAEEDVTLETFEVTTEGDLVVLHA; via the coding sequence ATGCCGCGACATGTCGTGGGCACGCTGTCGGAGCTGCCGCCGGGGAGCCGGCGGATCGTCACGGTGGACGGACGCTCCATCGGCGTGTTCAATATCCGGGGACGGTTTTACGCGCTGCGGAACCGCTGTCCGCATCAGGGAGCGCCGCTGTGCCGGGGGAGAATCAAGGGGACGACGCTGCCCGGGCGGCCCTACGAGTACGTGTACGGCCGCGAAGACGAGATCATTCAGTGTCCTTGGCACGGTTGGGAGTTCGAGATCACGACCGGCCGGACGTACTTCAATCCGCACCGCATGCGCGTCAAGACGTACGACGTGACCGTGGAGCGGGGCGCGGCGGAAGCGGAAGAGGATGTTACGCTCGAGACGTTCGAAGTGACCACCGAAGGTGACCTGGTCGTCCTGCACGCGTAA